The segment GTACCAGGCAATCAACGAATGGGCATCCCGGCTGGCCGGAGACGCCAGCTCGAGTGAATAGGCCTGTTCAGATCTTGCGGGAGAGCGGAGGGCTGACGAGTACAGGACGGTGGGCGTGGTGCAGGGTCGCCATGGCGACGCTGCCGAGGACGATTTCGGCGGGCGCCGAACGGCCGCGTGAGCCGACCACGATGGCGGCGGCCTTCTGCTCGCGGGCGTAGACCGTCAGAGCGTCGGCCACGGCACGGCCCTGACGCCCGGAGCCGCTCAGCAGATGCACCGCGGTGAACGCCTGATCGCCTGGTCCGGTTTGCGGTGCGGGCTGAGTGGTGTCGTCGCCGACGGCGACGAGGTGCAGGTCCCGCGTCGGGAACAGGTTCCGGGCCGTGGCGAATGCGGTGTCAGCGCCGGCCGAGCCGTCCCAGCCGACAACGACCGGGCCGCCCGGCAGTGCCTCGTACTCATCGATCAGCAGCGGCTGGGGGATCACCAGGACCGGGCGGGTGCTGTAGTGCACGGCCATGTCGGACACGCTGCCGAGGAACGCCTTGGCACCACCGAGCCCGCGGGAGCCCATGACAAGCACGTCCGACTGCGCCTCGTCGGCGATCTGCGCCAGGTGCAGGCCTTCTCCGCCGTAGGCACGCTGCACGACGGGCTCGCTGTCCCATCCGGCGGCGCGCGCAAGCATCACACCGGTGGCGACCAGACGGGCGGCTTCCTCTTCGCCTTCGCGTTCGATCGCGGCGACCAACTCGTTGAGGTTGCTGTTACGCGCCCGCAGCCGGCGCCGGAGCTCGTCGTTGGCGAACGGCGCAGTCCACAGGTAGGCGATCTGAGCGTGCGCGCGCGGGAACAGTTGCGCCGCGGCCTCGATCGCGGCGTTCGCGGCCGGAGACCCGTCGTAGGCGACCACGGCCTTCGTTACGACTGATCCGTTCATGACGCACGTCCTCTCCGCAGCTTCGCGTATATCGCCGTAGCCAGTTCTCACTCGTGTTACTGAGCTGTCGCTGCGGCTGATCGGTCGCGAGCCGGTCACCATGGCGTCGTGATCTTACCCGTTGGGATCCGTTATGGAGGCTGGTGGGTGCCGGTGTGACATGCCATCAGAACGCCTGCTGCGAACCTGGCCAGGGCCGCTGTTGCGGTTGCCTCGCCCGCGTACCGGCACGGCGGCGTACCCCCGTACGGTTGATCACGGCCCCGGAGGGCCGCCCGGATAGGCATTCTGCAATGGTCTGAACGGAGCCGAGATGCCCGCTGAAGCCCCTTCCCCGGCGACCGCGACCGGATGGCATGCACGGCCGGTCGCCGATCTTCTGGAAGAACTGAACGCAGACTCGGCGGACGGCCTCACCACCGATGAGGCTCGGCATCGGCGGGAACGGCTCGGCCGCAATCAGCTCGACGAGGTGCCGAAGCAGCCGCGGTGGCGGGCGTTCCTACGGCAGTTCCAGGACCTTCTGATCATCATCCTTCTGGTCGCCGCGGTGGTGGCTCTGGTGGTGGGCCGGGAGTGGGAGACCCCGATCGCGATCACATTCGTCGTGTTGCTCAACG is part of the Actinoplanes sp. NBC_00393 genome and harbors:
- a CDS encoding universal stress protein, whose translation is MNGSVVTKAVVAYDGSPAANAAIEAAAQLFPRAHAQIAYLWTAPFANDELRRRLRARNSNLNELVAAIEREGEEEAARLVATGVMLARAAGWDSEPVVQRAYGGEGLHLAQIADEAQSDVLVMGSRGLGGAKAFLGSVSDMAVHYSTRPVLVIPQPLLIDEYEALPGGPVVVGWDGSAGADTAFATARNLFPTRDLHLVAVGDDTTQPAPQTGPGDQAFTAVHLLSGSGRQGRAVADALTVYAREQKAAAIVVGSRGRSAPAEIVLGSVAMATLHHAHRPVLVSPPLSRKI